In the genome of Paraburkholderia caribensis, the window GCGTGGCTCGCTGATCCGCAAGGACCGCGCAACCGCGCAGGCGCTGACGCAGGCGCTTCTCGAAGCGACCGAATGGACAGCGAACCATCCCGCCGAGGCGGCGACGATTTTCTCGGCGAATGCGCCGGGCGCGGACGTCGCGCAATTGACGGCGATGCTGAAAAGTCACACGGACCATCATCACCCCGTCGGCGATGCGTTCAAGAAAGAGATCGCTTTGTATGCCGACGACCTGAAATCGGTCGGCGTGATCAATGCGGGAACGGATTCGAACCGTTTCGCGACCCGCGTGTTCTCGGACGTGCTCGCCTGAGCAATGGAGTCCGGCTGGCGGCACGCAATGTGCCGTTCGCTTTCAATGCGGTTGCGCGTCGCGGTGTTGACTGCGACGCGCAACTGACTTCAACGCGTTTCGGCCTGCACGCTACCGTGCAAATCCGATAAAACTCCCGCTCGACGAAAGCTCGCGTTACGCGCGCGCGCCATATTGGCGGCCATCGACAGGCGCCGGCTTCAATTCCGCTTTCAGCGCCTGCCGAGTCGCACGTCTCACTGCTGCCACTGGAATAAAGGCCGGCACGGCGTGTTAACGAGAGTTCGTGACCCATCACGCAAGCATCGCGCCCCGCCCGGACAGCCATGCTGTACTGCCTGCAACGAGAGGCGGTGCGAAGCAAGGACCGCTATTCGGGGTGAACTGCGCTGCCAGGCAGGGCGTCGCGGACTTGTGCCGCGCTGCCGTCCCGCGCCTGGAGCGCGATTTGACAAGTCCAATTCTCCCGCTCTCGACATGAACATGGAACGCGTGTCTTTCCTCGGCAAGCAGAATCCCGCACTGACGCTGGCGCTCGCGGGTGGACTGGCGCTGATGGTCTTCCTGATCGATTCGTTCGGTCACTTTGCCACGGCGATCATGGTGTTGTACTCGATTGTCGTGATGCTGGCGGCCACCGTGCTGTCGCGCCGTGGCACGCTGGTCGTCGCGATTGCGTGCATCTGGGCGACGCTGATCGGCTTTCTGATCGGGCATCTCGACGAAGAGTCTTTTTCCGCACTCGCGCGTGCCACGGTGGCCTGTCTGTCGATCATCGCGACGACGGCCCTGACCTTACGCATTCAAGCCGACAGCGCACGTCTCGCGGAGCAGGTGCGCGAGCTGAACGAGACACACGAAGCGCTGAACCGTTCGACCACCGAGCTCGCCCATGCCACGCGCGTCACGATGCTTGGCGAGCTGGCGGCATCGATCGCTCATGAAGTCAGTCAGCCGCTCGCGGCGATCACAACGCACGGCGAAGCGGGCCTGCGCTGGCTGCGGCGCGACATACCGAATCTCGACGAAGCGTGCCACGCGTTCGAAGCGATGGCGAGCAATGCGCGGCGTTCGAGCGAGATCATCCGCCGGATACGCGCGCTGGCCAGCAAGAGCGAACCGACGTTTGCGCCGCTTGGCATCAATAGCCTCGTCGTCGAAACGATCGACTTGCTGGATCGCGAGGTCAAGCGATACGGCGCTGTCGTGAAGATGGACCTGTCGCCGGGCGAGTTGACGGTGAATGGCGACCGCGTGCAATTGCAGCAGGTGCTGATCAATCTGGCCGTCAACGGATTGCAGGCGATGTCGTCGATTCAGGACCGGGCACGCGAACTCCGGTTGCAGACACGTATCGAGGAAGGGCGACGCGTCTCCATTACGGTCGAGGATTCCGGCGTGGGCATTTCACCCGAGGTCGCGGCGAAACTCTTTAGCGCATTCTTTACGACGAAAGCAGAGGGAATGGGACTGGGGTTGTCGATCTGCCGGTCGATTGTCGAAGGACATGGCGGCTCGATCTCGTGCGCGGCACCGTCAGCGCGCGGCGCAAGCATGAAGATCGCGCTTCCTGTGCCTGTCGTTGCCGAGGGGTGAGCCGCGCGAGCTTATGTTGCTTTCGCGTGCTTGTCGCGAGTGAGTTTCTCGTGCACGTCCTGCGTGAGCCGGGCGATCTGTTCGGTGAGGTCGCGAGTCAACTCCGTTAGTTCGGTGTTCTGCCGCAGAAGCGCCTGCATTTGCCCCGTCTGATGCGCAAGCGCCTTGTCGCGCCGTTCGGCCGCGGCCGCCAATGCTTCGCGATGACGCGCGTCCGCATCGGCATGTGCCTTGTCGCGATCGGCCTGACGCGTCTGGGCGAGCAGGAT includes:
- a CDS encoding sensor histidine kinase, which translates into the protein MERVSFLGKQNPALTLALAGGLALMVFLIDSFGHFATAIMVLYSIVVMLAATVLSRRGTLVVAIACIWATLIGFLIGHLDEESFSALARATVACLSIIATTALTLRIQADSARLAEQVRELNETHEALNRSTTELAHATRVTMLGELAASIAHEVSQPLAAITTHGEAGLRWLRRDIPNLDEACHAFEAMASNARRSSEIIRRIRALASKSEPTFAPLGINSLVVETIDLLDREVKRYGAVVKMDLSPGELTVNGDRVQLQQVLINLAVNGLQAMSSIQDRARELRLQTRIEEGRRVSITVEDSGVGISPEVAAKLFSAFFTTKAEGMGLGLSICRSIVEGHGGSISCAAPSARGASMKIALPVPVVAEG